Proteins from one Rutidosis leptorrhynchoides isolate AG116_Rl617_1_P2 unplaced genomic scaffold, CSIRO_AGI_Rlap_v1 contig4, whole genome shotgun sequence genomic window:
- the LOC139883445 gene encoding transcription factor MYBC1 isoform X2, with protein sequence MREDEPNWFARWEEELPSPEELMPISQTLITPDLALAFDIRNSNSTNNNNFLINNHHLHQVPTTPPPPPLPLSSAATEFGADSSELCSGNGGDEPARTLKRPRLVWTPQLHKRFVDAVAHLGIKNAVPKTIMQLMSVDGLTRENVASHLQKYRLYLKRMQGLSSGSGGGVGNGSPGGGLASASSDSATDHLFASQPVPAHFLHPRPNSDHFMPFVPMAAALQQHHHQQQIAAAVAQRQMAHFGSPTNGGGGFDHPFLARQMTQQQQPLQRMVHNAVPNYVEDLESANANGGRKVLTLFPTGDD encoded by the exons atgagGGAAGATGAACCCAATTGGTTTGCTAGATGGGAAGAAGAACTACCATCCCCTGAAGAATTGATGCCTATCTCTCAAACCCTAATCACCCCTGATCTTGCCCTTGCTTTCGATATCCGAAACTCAAACAGCACCAACAACAACAATTTTCTCATCAATAACCACCACCTCCACCAGGTTCCCACCACCCCTCCACCGCCACCTCTGCCCCTCTCCTCCGCTGCCACAG AATTCGGGGCCGATTCCAGCGAATTGTGCTCGGGGAATGGCGGGGATGAGCCAGCCAGAACACTCAAGAGGCCACGGCTAGTGTGGACCCCACAGCTGCATAAGCGGTTCGTCGACGCTGTGGCCCACTTGGGGATTAAGAATGCCGTACCTAAGACCATAATGCAGCTTATGAGTGTAGACGGGTTGACCAGGGAGAATGTCGCCAGTCACTTGCAGAAGTACCGGTTGTACCTGAAGCGTATGCAAGGTTTGTCTAGTGGCAGCGGTGGGGGAGTAGGTAATGGGAGCCCTGGGGGTGGACTTGCTTCCGCCTCATCCGATTCGGCCACGGATCATTTATTCGCCAGCCAACCTGTGCCTGCCCATTTTTTGCATCCGCGGCCCAACTCGGACCATTTCATGCCATTTGTACCTATGGCTGCTGCCCTGCAACAGCATCATCACCAGCAACAGATAGCTGCAGCCGTGGCGCAACGGCAAATGGCGCATTTCGGGTCGCCGACAAATGGAGGAGGAGGGTTCGACCATCCTTTCTTGGCCAGGCAGATGACACAGCAACAACAGCCACTTCAAAGGATGGTGCACAATGCAGTTCCTAATTATGTGGAGGATTTGGAGTCAGCTAATGCAAATGGTGGAAGAAAGGTGCTCACTTTATTTCCAACTGGGGATGATTAA
- the LOC139883445 gene encoding transcription factor MYBC1 isoform X1: MREDEPNWFARWEEELPSPEELMPISQTLITPDLALAFDIRNSNSTNNNNFLINNHHLHQVPTTPPPPPLPLSSAATGGAATPQSQANSAAAGAEFGADSSELCSGNGGDEPARTLKRPRLVWTPQLHKRFVDAVAHLGIKNAVPKTIMQLMSVDGLTRENVASHLQKYRLYLKRMQGLSSGSGGGVGNGSPGGGLASASSDSATDHLFASQPVPAHFLHPRPNSDHFMPFVPMAAALQQHHHQQQIAAAVAQRQMAHFGSPTNGGGGFDHPFLARQMTQQQQPLQRMVHNAVPNYVEDLESANANGGRKVLTLFPTGDD; this comes from the coding sequence atgagGGAAGATGAACCCAATTGGTTTGCTAGATGGGAAGAAGAACTACCATCCCCTGAAGAATTGATGCCTATCTCTCAAACCCTAATCACCCCTGATCTTGCCCTTGCTTTCGATATCCGAAACTCAAACAGCACCAACAACAACAATTTTCTCATCAATAACCACCACCTCCACCAGGTTCCCACCACCCCTCCACCGCCACCTCTGCCCCTCTCCTCCGCTGCCACAGGTGGCGCTGCCACTCCTCAGTCTCAGGCCAACTCTGCAGCTGCAGGGGCAGAATTCGGGGCCGATTCCAGCGAATTGTGCTCGGGGAATGGCGGGGATGAGCCAGCCAGAACACTCAAGAGGCCACGGCTAGTGTGGACCCCACAGCTGCATAAGCGGTTCGTCGACGCTGTGGCCCACTTGGGGATTAAGAATGCCGTACCTAAGACCATAATGCAGCTTATGAGTGTAGACGGGTTGACCAGGGAGAATGTCGCCAGTCACTTGCAGAAGTACCGGTTGTACCTGAAGCGTATGCAAGGTTTGTCTAGTGGCAGCGGTGGGGGAGTAGGTAATGGGAGCCCTGGGGGTGGACTTGCTTCCGCCTCATCCGATTCGGCCACGGATCATTTATTCGCCAGCCAACCTGTGCCTGCCCATTTTTTGCATCCGCGGCCCAACTCGGACCATTTCATGCCATTTGTACCTATGGCTGCTGCCCTGCAACAGCATCATCACCAGCAACAGATAGCTGCAGCCGTGGCGCAACGGCAAATGGCGCATTTCGGGTCGCCGACAAATGGAGGAGGAGGGTTCGACCATCCTTTCTTGGCCAGGCAGATGACACAGCAACAACAGCCACTTCAAAGGATGGTGCACAATGCAGTTCCTAATTATGTGGAGGATTTGGAGTCAGCTAATGCAAATGGTGGAAGAAAGGTGCTCACTTTATTTCCAACTGGGGATGATTAA